In the Haladaptatus sp. QDMS2 genome, TGGCTAGAGACATCATCGAATACGATATTAATCGACGACAGTTCCTCGCAATGACCGGTGCCCTAACGGGTGCATCGCTTGCTGGGTGTACGGGTGATAGTGAGTCTGGAGGAAACGGTACTGAAGGAAGCAACACTGGCAGTGGGTCTGGCTCCACAGGTGGAACCGTACGCCTTAATGTTGCAATCGCATCAGAGCCGTGGAATTTCGACCCGGCGTTGTGGGCTGACACGGGTTCGAGCGCGATCGGGAGTCTGATCTATGACGAAGTAATCGAGCTCACGCCAGATTCCGAGCTCGCACCAGGTCTCGTCGAAGAGGTGCCGAAGCCGACGAACGACGGACTCGCGTTTGACTACACGCTCCGTGAGGGACTTCAGTTCCACAATGGAGACGACGTGACCGTCGAGGACTTCAAATATTCTGTCGACTGGATTCTGAACCCAGACAACAACTCTCCGATCCGACGCCGGATTCCGAACGTGGAAGGAACAGAAATCGTAGACGACCGGACGCTCCGACTGAATCTGACGACAGAGTTTGCCACGCTCAACTGGTGGCTGACTCGGGGACTTGAGGGAATCGTACAGAAGGGCTCTCGTGGCTCTGCCAGTGAGCGAGAGGGGCCGACTGGCATCGCGACGAATCTCACGACAGACCCGAGTGGAGCCGGCACTGGCCCATTCAAATTCGTCGAGTGGAACACCAACGAGAACGTGCTTCTGAAAAAGAACGAGAATTACTGGAAGGACGGCATTCCGAAGGTCGACGAGATTAACTTCCAGATCATGCCAGAGGATTCGACGAGGTTGGCAAACCTCCGATCTGGAACGACGGATCTGACGACATCTATCCCGGACAAGGACTTCGAGTCGCTGCAAAACGACCCGAACATCAAAACGGGAACCGTTCCGGGGAACACGACCGAGGTGCTCTACATGAACCTCATGGAAGCGGACGGGAACCCGATGTCCAACGTCAACAACCGCCGGGCAGTCCAGTGGGGCATTGACGCAGAAGAGATCTTAGACGAGATTTTCTACGGGAGAGGAGTTGCCCAGCAAGGGCTCTGGTATCCGGACAGCGAGTGGACATCGCCAAAACTGAAGGAGATGGAGATGTACGACCCAGACAAGGCCCGCCAAGAACTTGAGAAGGCGGGCAACCCCGACGGGTTCACCTTCGAGATGCTCATCACGAAGGGCTCTCATCTCAAAGACCAGGGTGTCGTCATCCAGAACCAGCTCTCGAAGATTGGCATCGACGTCGAGATCACCACACTCGAGAAGTCCGCACTGTTCGACCAAGTGTACAACACGACGGATTGGCACGCTGCCTTGGAGAACTGGACGAACGCTGTCCCAGTCGTCACTTACTGGCTGAGTACTGGGTTCGTTCCGAACGACCGGAACCACAACAATTGGCATCACGCGTCTCCCGATCTGCCAGACCGATACGCACCAAGCGGACCGCCAGCCCCGGAAGACGCGGAGGGTGACTTCTCTAACGGCCACGACTGGTACGTCCAAACGGTGAAGAAAGCCCAGCGGACGGTTGACGAACAAGAACAAAAAGAGATTGTGTACAGGCTGCAGGAGTACCTCGTCGAGAATGCGATCCAGATCGATATCGCGTACTCGAGTCGGCTGGCTGCGTGGAGTGACGCGGCGTCCGGCTACGAGATGGGATCGTTCTCGTCTGATCTCAGGCCCGTGACAAAGGACTGATAATCCAGGGAAATCCACAAAAAGAGTCATTATCAATCATCTGCAAGCGATTGACGTCACAACCATGGAAATCACTACTAACATTTTGTTTCATACATTGAACCTATGAGCATCGGACGATTTATCCTCAAACGATTGTTGCTGATCGTACCGGTACTGTTCGGTGTGAGTGTAAGTGTATTCGGCTTGCTCCACATCGCACCGGGAGGTCCGGCAGCGGTCATGTTGGGGCCACTCCAGAACGAACAGATCATTCAACAGGTACGCCAACAGCTCGGACTGAACCAGCCGTTTTACATCCAGTACTGGATGTGGGCAAGCAGTGCGATTCAAGGTGACCTTGGTACCTCGTGGACAGTTCAGCAGGGGACGCCAGTGGTGACGTTGATCAAAAGCCGCCTTTTGCTCACGTTCGAACTCGCACTCCTCGCCCAATTTCTTGCCGTGCTCATCGGAATCCCGGCAGGAATCATCGGTGCGGTACGACAGAACAAACCCGCAGACCACTTGTCTCGTATCGGGGCACTTTCGGGCATCTCGATTCCGAACTTCTGGTTAGGCATCGTCTTGATCATGGTGTTCGGCGTCACCTTCAACTTCGATTGGGGGACCGGTGGCTGGATATCCCCGTTCGAAGACCCAATTGCAAACCTTCAGCATCTCCTCCTCCCAGTCATCGCGCTCGGAACTGCTCGGGCAGCGATTATCCAGCGTATGACTCGGTCTGAGATGCTCGAAACGCTCAATCAAGACTACGTTCGGACGGCCCGGGCTATGGGAATTGGCGAAGTCGAAGTTGTGCTGAAGGACGCGACAAAAAACGCACTCATCCCCGTTGTAACCGTTATCGGAATTGGAATCGGTGGATTGCTGAATGGTGCGGTTCTGACAGAGACAGTGTTCAATCTCCCCGGACTTGGGAAACTGTTTATCACAGCGATTGCCCGCCGGGACTTCGAGGTCATTCGTGCACTAGTATTGTTCATCACGTGCGTGTTCGTCTTCGCTAACCTGAGTGTCGACGTTCTCTACGCATATCTCAATCCGAAAATTCGTGAAGATGGAGGGAACTGAAATGGCTACAAAAGAGACACGCACGATGGAGCAAGAACCGAAGACCAGTGAACACCGGAGCCAGTTCGAACAGTTTTGGCGGGAGTTCCGGAAGAATCGATTGTCGATTGTCGGCGCGGTAATTATCGGACTGACGCTGTTTGCTGCGATATTCGCGCCGGTTCTCGCACCACACGACCCTGCGACGCAGTTCGATGCCCCCGATGGAGAGCACAATCCGCTCCCACCGGGCTCTACGTTGTTCGCAGAAGACGACTCCAACGCTGAGATTACCGCGTATCTGGGGACGGATAATCACGGCCGTGATCTCCTTTCGCGGATGATCTTCGGGCTTCGAACGCTCATGATGATATCAATTGGCGTCAATCTGGTCGCGATGACCGTTGGTATTACACTCGGCGCGATTGCTGGTTACTTGGGTAACTCCTGGGTAGACGAGACGATCATGCGAGCGATGGACATCATCCTCTCGTTCCCGAGTCTGATCTTAGCCATCGCGATTATTGGAATCCTCGGCGCTGGCAAGACCGACTATGGGTGGATCGTTGTTCCCAACCTCGCGAAAATCATCTTCGTCATCGGGTTCGCTTACATTCCGAGATTCGCTCGGGTGATGCGGAGTGCGGTGCTCAAGGAGATGGAAGAAGACTACGTGGACGCAGCAAAGTCACTCGGGGCGAGCAATTCCCACATCCTCACTCGTGACATCCTCGTCAATACGATTCCTATCGTCGTCGTTCAAGCGACGCTCTACATGGCGACTGCTGTGTTGGCAAGTGCGGGGCTGTCGTTCCTCGGACTTGGGTTACAACCACCGACTGCAAGCCTCGGGCTGATGTTGTCGAACGCGCGGAGCTTCGTCTACAGTGGCCAGTGGTGGTACCCAGTCTTCCCAGGATTGGCGCTCATGATCATCATCCTCGGATTCAATCTCCTCGGTGACGGACTGCGCGATGCCCTCGACCCACGGTACTCTCAGGAGGCCTCCAATGACCAGTGAACCAATTCTCGAAGTCGAGAATTTGGTTACCCAATTTCGCACAGAGGAGGGTGTCGTCAAAGCGGTTGACGGCAACTCCTTTACCCTCTACAAGGGGGAGGTGCTAGGGATCGTCGGCGAATCCGGCTCTGGGAAGAGTGTCACCGCGATGTCGATCATGCGCCTCATCGACGAACCGGGGTACATCAAAGAAGGAACTGTCCGGTACAAAGGAGAGGACCTGCTAACGAAGAGTAAAGCGGAGATGCGTGAGATTCGCGGTAACGACATCGCCATGATGTTCCAAGACCCGATGACGTCGCTGAACCCCGTCTACACGATTGGGAGTCAGATCTCTCGGGTCATTCGCAAACACACAGACGCAACGAAAGCAACGGCACGTGAGCGGACAATCGAGCTGCTCAGTGACGTTGGGATTCCCGAACCTGCGACTCGCGTCGACGACTACCCACACCAATTCTCTGGTGGAATGCGCCAGCGAGTGCTCCTCGCGATGGCCATCTCCTGTGACCCAGAGATTCTCATCGCTGACGAACCGACGACGGCACTCGACGTCACCATCGAAGCACAGATATTCGACCTCATCGACCGCCTTCAGGAAAAGTACAGGATGAGTGTCATTCTCATCACGCACGACTTGGGTGTCGTCGCCGGAAGTTGCGACAGGGTTGCCGTCGTTTACGCGGGGCGCATCGTCGAGCGGGCGGGGGTACACGACCTGTTTAACTCTCCACGCCATCCGTACACACGAGGATTGATGCGTTCGATTCCGAACCTGCGGTCGAACGAGAGTCGGCTGACCCCCATCGAGGGTCGGATTCCAGACCTGACGGCACTGCCGACTGGGTGTTCGTTCCATCCCCGGTGTATCCACGCGACAGAGGAGTGCTCACAGACGGACCCCGACCTGCGTGAGGTTGAGGCTGGGCGTGAAGCCGCCTGTATCCACGCCCTCGGCTACAATCAAGCGACGATGACTCAAAACACAAACAATTCGGCATCCACTGAGGGAGGTGTCTCCAATGACTAACCAAGACACGATAATGAGCGTCCACGGACTCACGAAGCATTTCACGCAGAACGACAGCTTCATCGACCGGTTGTTCGGTGCGACGCAGACGGTCAAAGCAGTCCAAGACGTCTCATTCGAGATCAGTCACGGAGAGACAATCGGGCTCGTCGGTGAGTCTGGCTCTGGCAAATCGACCACTGCGCGAAGCATTCTTCAACTCGATGAACCCACCGCTGGTACCGTCACGTACGATGGGACAGACATGACGTCGCTCTCGGCGAAGGAACTCAAACAGTTCCGAAAGCGCATCCAGATGGTGTTCCAGGATCCTGCCTCGAGTCTCAACCGACGAAAGACCGTTGGACAGATCATCCGACAACCGATGCAAATTCACGGCTTGTACAAGGGCGAACGCGACGAACGCGTAGAAGAGCTGATGGAACAAGTCGGCCTCTCACCCGAATACTCGAACCGGTATCCTCACGAGTTTTCCGGTGGACAACGCCAACGCGTCGGCATCGCGCGCGCACTCGCGGTCGAACCGGAGTTTCTCGTGTGTGACGAACCTGTCTCGGCGCTCGACGTCTCGATTCAGGCGCAGATTCTCAATCTGCTCAAAGACCTGCAGATAGAATACGACCTCACCATCCTGTTCATTGCCCACGACCTCTCAGTCATCAGGCATGTCTGTGATCGAGTCGCGGTGATGTACCTCGGTGAAATCGTCGAGATCGCAGAGACAGAACAGCTGTTTGCGAACCCACAGCACCCATACACTCGCGCATTGCTCAAAGCGATTCCAGAACCAGACCCGGAACTCGCACAGAAACGAGAACCACTTTCGGGTGAGGTACCGTCACCTATCGACCCACCGAAGGGATGCTCGTTCCATCCTCGCTGTCCGGAGGCGACAGAGGAGTGTCGATCAATGGATCCTGACCTGGAACAGGTCGACGGCGCGAAAGTCGGTCACGAAACCGCCTGCATCCACGTTGGTTCGTTCGACAGAGACGGCGGTATCACGCTTGAGTCGGCGTCCAGAGACAGGTACGCTCCCGAGAACTTCCTTCACGAAAACAGGACCATCGAGACCAGGTCCCCTGAGAAGGAAGCAGGATTCAACACCGCGGGGACGAGCGAATGATCCGAATACAGGATACCTTCCAGACTCTGGTCCCGATACTGCTGACGTTCTTGCTCGTCCTGGCATACCAGTCGATAATCTCGACGATGGTATCGGGAATCCTTGCGTTTGCTGTGACGATCGTGCTTTCGATTGCAACGTGGTACGTCATCTGCCGCGTCGCGTTCGATAATGATGGTCGTCTCGCCGTTGGCAAACGACCCTTTTGAAAAGACAGCGAACTCCTTGCATTAATTCCCCAAGTGTTTTAAGTTGTGATCTTGGTTGCCGTCCGACCAGTAGCTGGTTGGTAGCGGTTTGTGAATCCCATCATTACGCTGTCTCGTTCCATGGGGCAGTCAACGGGTAACTTGCCCGAACCCTGACGACGTCAA is a window encoding:
- a CDS encoding ABC transporter substrate-binding protein; amino-acid sequence: MARDIIEYDINRRQFLAMTGALTGASLAGCTGDSESGGNGTEGSNTGSGSGSTGGTVRLNVAIASEPWNFDPALWADTGSSAIGSLIYDEVIELTPDSELAPGLVEEVPKPTNDGLAFDYTLREGLQFHNGDDVTVEDFKYSVDWILNPDNNSPIRRRIPNVEGTEIVDDRTLRLNLTTEFATLNWWLTRGLEGIVQKGSRGSASEREGPTGIATNLTTDPSGAGTGPFKFVEWNTNENVLLKKNENYWKDGIPKVDEINFQIMPEDSTRLANLRSGTTDLTTSIPDKDFESLQNDPNIKTGTVPGNTTEVLYMNLMEADGNPMSNVNNRRAVQWGIDAEEILDEIFYGRGVAQQGLWYPDSEWTSPKLKEMEMYDPDKARQELEKAGNPDGFTFEMLITKGSHLKDQGVVIQNQLSKIGIDVEITTLEKSALFDQVYNTTDWHAALENWTNAVPVVTYWLSTGFVPNDRNHNNWHHASPDLPDRYAPSGPPAPEDAEGDFSNGHDWYVQTVKKAQRTVDEQEQKEIVYRLQEYLVENAIQIDIAYSSRLAAWSDAASGYEMGSFSSDLRPVTKD
- a CDS encoding ABC transporter permease, with translation MGRFILKRLLLIVPVLFGVSVSVFGLLHIAPGGPAAVMLGPLQNEQIIQQVRQQLGLNQPFYIQYWMWASSAIQGDLGTSWTVQQGTPVVTLIKSRLLLTFELALLAQFLAVLIGIPAGIIGAVRQNKPADHLSRIGALSGISIPNFWLGIVLIMVFGVTFNFDWGTGGWISPFEDPIANLQHLLLPVIALGTARAAIIQRMTRSEMLETLNQDYVRTARAMGIGEVEVVLKDATKNALIPVVTVIGIGIGGLLNGAVLTETVFNLPGLGKLFITAIARRDFEVIRALVLFITCVFVFANLSVDVLYAYLNPKIREDGGN
- a CDS encoding ABC transporter permease; the encoded protein is MATKETRTMEQEPKTSEHRSQFEQFWREFRKNRLSIVGAVIIGLTLFAAIFAPVLAPHDPATQFDAPDGEHNPLPPGSTLFAEDDSNAEITAYLGTDNHGRDLLSRMIFGLRTLMMISIGVNLVAMTVGITLGAIAGYLGNSWVDETIMRAMDIILSFPSLILAIAIIGILGAGKTDYGWIVVPNLAKIIFVIGFAYIPRFARVMRSAVLKEMEEDYVDAAKSLGASNSHILTRDILVNTIPIVVVQATLYMATAVLASAGLSFLGLGLQPPTASLGLMLSNARSFVYSGQWWYPVFPGLALMIIILGFNLLGDGLRDALDPRYSQEASNDQ
- a CDS encoding ABC transporter ATP-binding protein, which translates into the protein MTSEPILEVENLVTQFRTEEGVVKAVDGNSFTLYKGEVLGIVGESGSGKSVTAMSIMRLIDEPGYIKEGTVRYKGEDLLTKSKAEMREIRGNDIAMMFQDPMTSLNPVYTIGSQISRVIRKHTDATKATARERTIELLSDVGIPEPATRVDDYPHQFSGGMRQRVLLAMAISCDPEILIADEPTTALDVTIEAQIFDLIDRLQEKYRMSVILITHDLGVVAGSCDRVAVVYAGRIVERAGVHDLFNSPRHPYTRGLMRSIPNLRSNESRLTPIEGRIPDLTALPTGCSFHPRCIHATEECSQTDPDLREVEAGREAACIHALGYNQATMTQNTNNSASTEGGVSND
- a CDS encoding ABC transporter ATP-binding protein, which codes for MTNQDTIMSVHGLTKHFTQNDSFIDRLFGATQTVKAVQDVSFEISHGETIGLVGESGSGKSTTARSILQLDEPTAGTVTYDGTDMTSLSAKELKQFRKRIQMVFQDPASSLNRRKTVGQIIRQPMQIHGLYKGERDERVEELMEQVGLSPEYSNRYPHEFSGGQRQRVGIARALAVEPEFLVCDEPVSALDVSIQAQILNLLKDLQIEYDLTILFIAHDLSVIRHVCDRVAVMYLGEIVEIAETEQLFANPQHPYTRALLKAIPEPDPELAQKREPLSGEVPSPIDPPKGCSFHPRCPEATEECRSMDPDLEQVDGAKVGHETACIHVGSFDRDGGITLESASRDRYAPENFLHENRTIETRSPEKEAGFNTAGTSE